In a genomic window of Lepisosteus oculatus isolate fLepOcu1 chromosome 3, fLepOcu1.hap2, whole genome shotgun sequence:
- the c3h5orf63 gene encoding glutaredoxin-like protein C5orf63 homolog, with the protein MNWIKPRKLQQIKCYTSLLIRRTYALQKQLPVLTLFTKDPCPLCDEAKEVLDPFKDRFILQEVDITLPENKVWFERYKYDIPVFHLNGQYLMMHRVHMDLLEKKLASIEQ; encoded by the exons ATGAATTGGATCAAACCAAGGAAACTTCAACAGATAAAATGTTACACCTCCCTTTTGATCAGAAGGACCTATGCCTTACAGAAACAACTGCCAGTTTTAACCCTGTTTACAAAG gatCCTTGTCCACTTTGTGATGAAGCAAAAGAAGTTCTTGACCCATTTAAGGATAGG tttattttacaaGAGGTAGACATCACCCTACCGGAGAACAAAGTGTGGTTTGAGAGATACAAGTATGACATTCCCGTCTTTCATTTAAATGGGCAGTATCTGATGATGCACAGAGTTCACATGGACCTTCTTGAGAAGAAACTTGCAAGCATTGAACAATGA